The sequence GTGCACCTCGGCGGAGATGCCCAGCGAGCTCGCGAGGAAGTCGGCGGCCACCTGCGCCTCGGGCACACGCTCCAGGCGGGCGCGGGCATTGAGCTTCACCATCTGTGCCTCGGACAGACGGCCACCCAGGCGAAGCATGGCGGCCAACGCCTCCGGGGCTCGTGATTCGAGGTCCGCGCGATAGAGCAGCACGGCGTCGTACACGGGGAAGTGGTGCAGGTCGTCCTCCAGGACGCGCAGCCCATACGCGGCGATCTCCGCGTCGGTGGAGTACAGGTCCGTCACCTGGATGGCCCCGCTCTCCAGGCCGCGATACGCGAGGTCATGGTCCAGCCCGCGCACGTCCTTCTGCGGGAGCCGGTAGCGGTCTCTCAGGGCGGGCCAGCCATCGGCGCGGTCCATGAACTCATTGCTGAAGCCGAAGCGCAGCTCAGGGTGCGCGAGCAGGTCCGAGATGCGGCGGATGCCCAGCTTCTCGGCCTCGGCCTCCTTCATGCCGAGGGCGTAGGTGTTGTTGAAACCCAGTGGCGCGCTCAAGCGCAGACCTTCCGCAGCCAGTGCCGTCCTCAAGGCGCCGTCGTCCGCGAGGTTGCGACCGGACAGCAATTCCTGACGGAGCGTGCCGGTGTACTCGGGATAGATGTCCAGCTCGCCCCGGCGAAGGGCTTCCCAGAGCACGGTGGTGCCGCCCAGTTCGCGCCGGTGCTCCACCCGCGCGCCTGTACTCCTCGCGAGCTGCGTCACCATCTCCCCGAGGATGACGGACTCGGTGAACTTCTTGGAGCCCACGCGCACGGTTGGCTCGCTGTCACCGGAATGCTGCGCATCACCGCCGCCGCACGCGACGAGCAACAGCACGAAGAGACAAATCGAAGTCCTCACGCTGCCGCCCCTCCTCCGGGCACGGGCCGCTGTGCCTGGATGAAGCGCGTGACGAACGGGTCCGCCGGACGCGACTCCAGGTCTGCGAGCCCACCCTGCTGCACCACGCGCCCATCGCGCATGAGGAGGATGTCATCCCCGAGGAATCCCGCCTCCGCCAGGTCATGCGTCACCAACACCACCGTCTTGCGAAGCCGAGCGAAGATGGCGCGCAAATCCGTCTGCAATTCATGCCGTACCAGCGGGTCCAACGCGCCCAGCGGCTCATCGAGCAACAGCACATCCGGGTCCAACATCAGCGCGCGCATCAATGCCACACGCTGCCGCTGTCCCCCGGAAAGCTGCGCGGGATACCGAGCCAGCGCATCCGCCGGAAACCGCGTGAGCTCCACCAACTCGGCCAGCCGTTCACGCGTACGCGAGGACGCCCAACGCAGGTGATGAGCCATGAGCGTGACGTTCTCCTCCCCCGTCAGGTGAGGAAACAATCCGCCCCCCTGAAGCGCATAGCCCACACGGTGCCGCACGGCGAGCAGCGCGTCCCCCTCCGAGGGCAGTGGCTTCCCATCGAACAACACGCGCCCCGTATCCGGACGAAGCAAGCCATTGAGCAGCCGCACCATCGTGGACTTGCCACAGCCGCTCGGGCCGAGCAGCACCGTGGTGCGCCCCGTGGGCAGACGCAGGCTCAGCGGTTGCAGTGCCTGAGTGGAACCAAAGCGCTTGGACACATCCTGCAGTTCGTACACGCGGAGCTCGAAGTCAGGGCAGGGTGAAGGCGCCGTTGCACGCGGCGGGGAACGGAGCCTCGGAGGCCAGGAAGCTGCACGAAGCAAACAGGGCACGGTCCTCCCACTCCACCGCGGCGGCCCACACCACCAGCGGGCCATGCGCGGTGGGCGCGGTGAAGCGCGAGCAGCGCGCGTTCAGATTCTCCAGACGACACGCCACCTCCTCCACTGGCCCCGCGCCCGGCAGTGCGTCCGCCAACTCCGCCACGCCCTGGTCCCTCCAGCGCGCCGTCACACTCGTTCGCGCGGGCATGTACACATTCCACGTGAAGGACGCGTCCCCGCAGCCGATGCGCCCCGCACGAGTGGTGGACACAGCGAGCTGACAACCCCGAGGAACGGCCAGCGCGCGCCACGGCAGGCGAGGCGGCTGCACCAGCGCATCCGAATCCAAGACATCCCCCTCGGGATTGCCATGCGACGCCGTGTACTCGAGCAACTCCAGACACCGCGCCAGCAGGGGCCGCGTGTTCCCCCGCGTGACACACCCGAGCCCCCGCAAGCGCTCCGCCCTCGGAGTCACCGCGACGGCATAGCCCCCAGCGCGGCACTCCGCCTGGACATCCCTGCACGCGGCGAAGCGGATGGAGGGCCACGAGCCTCCCGCGAGCGGCAACTCTCCCCTCACCTCCACCACGCCCGGCCCGTAGCGCCCCGTGACACGCTCACGGGTCCGCTGGAGCATGCCGTCGAGGCTCCCGCCCTTCGCCTCCGCCATCCACACCGTCACGTCGCCACAACGGTACGTGCGCGAGTCCGCGCTGTCGGGCACGGACGTGCAGCCTTCGAATAGCGCGCGGGCCTCGGGAACGAAGGGGCCCACGGGCGTGGTGCCCGTGGGAGACACAGGAGGCACCTTCGGCGTGGGCGCCGTGCACGCGCACAGCACGCCCAACAGGTACGCCGGCAGCAGCCACGCAGCGGTCCTCATAGGCCACCGGGATTAGGCGGCACCACGAGCCACGTCAACCCCAGGCCCGCCTGCTCCAGGTACACTGCCGACAGGGGGACACACGATGTGGGACGCAGGACGGTGGGTGGGGGAAAGCGATGAGGCGCTGTTCGCGACGGTGCGCTACGACCCCGCGCTCAACACCAGCATCCGTGAATGCGCTCATGCCGCGCTCGGACAGCTCCGCTTCGAGAACGACAAGGACCCCTCCTGGCGCGACATCGACGTGCGCGAGCAGCGAACCATCGAGGTGCTTCGGCGCCTTCGCGACGCGAACGGGCCCTGCGCTGCCGGGCTCCGCAAGCAGATCCGCGCCCTGAGCGTGGACACGTGGCCGCGCCTGGGCGGCCCCTTCGATGTCCGCTGGCTCACGGGCCTGACAGAGCTCGAGCGCGTCGTGGTGTACTCGCACACCGGCATCGTCGGCGCATCAGCCCTCGCGGAGCTGCCCGCGCTGCGCCATGCAGCCCTCCTCGCAAGAGGGCGGGACAGACTCCGAGACCTCGACGGAATCTCGCGAAGCCGAAGCCTGGAGTCGCTCCAGCTCAGCTCTGGCAACCTCGGCGACCTTCGCGCGCTGTCCGGGATGGAGACGCTCCGGAAGCTGAACGTCTTCACGAGTCAGCCCCTCTCCCTTCGGGGTCTCGAAGACCTTCCCATCGAGGAACTGGAGCTCTGGCTTTCCAACGGGGTCAACGACCTCTCGGCGCTTCCGACGCTCCGCTCGCTGCGCTCCCTCTCCCTGCGCGGAGGAATCTCCGTCACGGATGCCAGGGTCATCGCGAGATGCCGCATCCCCATACTGCGCATGCCCCTCCTCGGGTTGACTCCAGACCTCAAGCCCATCGCCGCGCTCCCAGACACCGAGGAGCTCGAGTTCGAGGCCTACTCACTGGACGTGACGTCCACTCGGGCGGGACGGCTTCCCATGACGTCGCTCGAGCTCCAATACCTCAATGACGAGGGACTTCGCCGACTGGCGCACGCGCCTCGACTGAGAACCCTCCGAATCCACGAACTGACGGCGACCGACCTCGCCCCCATCGCGGACCTTCCTGAGCTTCGCGGGCTCCGCTTCAACATCGCCCGGAAGCTTCGCTCGCTCGACCGGGTGCCGAGCGCCGCCTTCCTCGACGACCCACGCGTACCGGACGGCCCCAACCGGCTGGTGCTACAGAGCGCTCCGCTCATCTCCATCCGGCAGCTCGGCAACCTGCGAGGCGTGGAGCATCTCGACCTCCGCAACTGCACCGAGCTCACATCCCTGTGGGGCCTGGAGGGAATGAACGAGCTGCGGTCCATCGACCTGCGCGAGTGTCCCGGGCTCGTGGACATGACCTCACTCGAAGCACTCCCCGCGCTGCGCGCGGTCCTCGTCAATCACCGGGGCCCGACGGAACCCTTTCCGTCCAGCATCTGGCCGCGCGTGGTCCGGGACAACCTGCGCGGGTTCGCCCGGCGGCTGCACCGGGGTGAGGTGGAAGCGCCGGACACGTAGCTGCCACTCACGCCGCCACGGCCTCGGTAATGCTGAGCGCGGCCGGCGTGTGCACGACGCGCGACAGCTTCAGCCCCGCCTGGGCGAAGAGCTTCGCGAACTCCTCCTCCGTGCGCTCGCGTCCCGGCAGCGACGCCATCATCATCACGTCCAGCACCTTGCCCCCGTGCGGCCCGTTCCCACGCGGAATCACCGTGTCCACCACCAGCACACGCCCACCCGGCGCCATGGCCGCGCGGCAGTTGCGCAGGATGCGAACACAGACGTCATCACTCCAGTCGTGGAGGATGCGCTTGAGCACATACGCATCCGCGCCCGAGGGCACCGACTCGAAGAAGTCCCCTTCCACCAATTCGCACCGGTCCGCGAAGCCCGCCTGGGCAATCCGCGCCTCGTCGAGCACATGCCGGTGGTCGAACAACACACCACGCACCGTGGAGGTCGCCTTGAGCACTTCAATCAGGAAGCCGCCGTGCCCGCCGCCCACGTCCACCACGCGAGACAGCGGCGTGAAGTCATAGCTCCCGGCGATGGCGCCATTCTCCAGGTCGGAGAGGCTGGACATGCCCCGGTGGAAGACGGCGCCCTGCGTGGCGTCGCTCGCGAGGTAGTCGAAGAAGGGCTCGCCGAAGATGCGGTCGAAGGGGTTCTTCCCCGTGCGCACCGTCTCCACGAGCTCACCGGTGGGCGCCCAGAAAATCTTCTGCGTCAGCATCAACACCGCGCTGCGCAGCGAGCCCGGCACGTCCGAGCGCAGGTACTCCGCGGCGGGCGTGAGCGAGAAGCGCCCGGCTTCGTCCTCCTGGAACACGCCCGCGCTCGCGAGCAGGCGGAGCACGCGGTACAGCGACTGCGCGTCCGCCTTCAACTCCTCCGCGAGCAGCGCCGCGCTCTTCGGTCCCTGCACGAGCCGGTCGGCCACTCCCAATTCCGCCGCCGTGGACAGCGCGCCGGAGAGGATGAAGCCAAAGCCCAGGTCGACAATCTGCTGCGCCGGATGGACGGTCGGTGAGGTCATGCCTCACATCCTGCGCCCAGGCCCGGGTGCGCGGTCAATATGAGCGCACACCCGGCGTGAACAACACCTGCCGCACGGCGTCGGACGCCGCCCTCGCTCAATCCACGACCTTCTCCAATTGCTTCCCGCGCTCCAGGTTCTGGTCGATGAGGTTGTTGGTGTGATTGAGCAGCAGGCCAAACGTCGCGTCGGCACGGTAGGTGTCGAGCCCGTCGCCCACCAATTCCTGTCCATCCTTCTGGTCATCGACGACGCGCGAGAGGAAGGCCTTGTCGAAGTCCTTGCCTTCCTTGCCCTGCAATTCACCCACGTCCTTCTTCGCGTCCTCGATGGCCTTGTCGAGCCGCTTGTCCACGCCGACCTTGCGCTCGTCGTAGCCCTTCTGGACGCCCGCGCTCCCGGAGCCGCCCGTGCCCTGCGCGTTCGTGGTGGACAGGTCCACCGCCGCCACCTCGACGCGCTTGCTCTGCGCCCACGTCTCCAGGTCCTTCAGATGCTTCTGGTGGTCCTCCAGCAGCTTCTTCGCGTACTGGCGCACCTGCGGGTCCTGGGAGTGCTCCAGCGCCAGCTTCGCGAGCGAAATCTGCTTCGCGTCGAAGACGACGAGCTGCCCCACGTACTCCTCGCGGTCCGCCGCGGCCTCGCCAATCTGGCGCTCCCGCTTCTCCGCGTCCTCCGCGTGCGCCACGCACCCGACCAGCAGGCCGACCAACAGCGCGGCGGAGAGGCCCGCCACGCCAACGCTGCTACGCACTCCAGCCATGTCCACCTCCAGACGAAGCCATGCCCGAAGGTGGGCGCCACCGTGAGCCACCGCAAACGCGCTCGCGCCTGTTCGCGCCTCCCCTCGGGACGTGGACGCATGGGCACTCAGACCGGCGGTCCTACCGCCCGCCTTCCTGCCCGGAGGGAAGCGCCGCCCTCCGCCCGCTGTCCCTCCCAGGAGCACTCCCCGCACCCGTACGTTCCGCTTGACCGGACGCCGGTCGCGTATGAATACTCCATCCGGATGAACGGATTGAGTCTCCACCACCCATGAGCACCGCTGCCCCCGCCATATTGGGCTGGATGACGTCGCTGGCCGACCCCACCCGCGTGCGCCTGTTGCGGCTGGTGGAGCGGCACGAGCTGACGGTGGTGGAGCTGTGCACGGTGCTCCAGCTCCCCCAGTCCACGGTGAGCCGGCACCTCAAGGTGCTCGCGGATGACGGCTGGGTGGAGTGGCGCCCCGAGGGCACCAGCCGCCTGTACCACATGGCGGATGGACTGCCCCCCGCGGCGAAGCGGCTGTGGACGCTCACGCGCGAGCAGATGTCCCAGGCGCTCGCGGCCGAGCAGGACGACCAGCGGCTCGCCCCCGTGCTCGCCGAGCGGCAGAGCCGCAGCCAGGCCTTCTTCTCCACCGCCGCCGGCAAGTGGGACAAGCTCCGCCGCGAGCTCTTCGGCGAGCGCTTCGACGTGCTCGGCCTCCTCGCCCTCTTCGACTCCACGTGGCGCGTGGGGGATTTGGGCTGCGGCACCGGCCAGACGTCGGAGATGCTGGCGCCCTACGTGAGGAAGGTCATCGCCGTGGAGTCCTCCGCCGCCATGTTCAAGGCGGCGAAGACGCGGCTGGGCGATTTGGACAACGTGGAGTTGCACCGAGGGGATTTGCACGCGCTCCCCGTGGATGACGGCACGCTGGACGTGGCCCTGCTGCACCTGGTGCTGCACCACGTGGCGGAGCCGCCGGCCGTGCTCGCGGAGGCGGCGCGCGCGCTCGTCCCCGGCGGCCGCATCCTGCTCATCGACATGCAGCGGCACGAGCGCCGCGAGTACCAGCAACAGATGGGACACGTCTGGCTGGGCTTCGAGCCGGAGCAGCTCACCGGCTGGCTGAAGGACGCGGGCTTCACCGACGTCCGCGTGCACCCCCTCCCCGCGGAGCCCGCCGCCAAGGGCCCCGCACTGCTGTCCGCCGTCGCGGTCCGCAGGAAGTGAAGCAGCGCCTTTTGAACCCGTAGCTTTTCCCTGGAGTCGATGATGAGCACTGCGCTGAAGACGAAGTCGGAGACGCGGCCGGCCTTCAAGGTGAAGGACCTCAGCCTGGCTGAGTGGGGCCGCAAGGAAATCATGCTGGCCGAGGACGAGATGCCCGGCCTGATGGCGCTACGCGCCCGCCATGGACAGACGAAGCCCCTCAAGGGCCTCAAGGTCATGGGCTCGCTGCACATGACGGTGCAGACGGCGGTCCTCATCGAGACGCTGTCCATCATGGGCGCGGACGTGCGCTGGTGCTCCTGCAACATCTTCTCCACGCAGGACCACGCGGCCGCCGCCGTGGTGGTGGGCCGTCCCGAGACGGGCGGCACCGTGGAGAACCCCAAGGGCACGCCCGTGTTCGCCTGGAAGGGTGAGAACCTGGAGGAGTACTGGTGGTGCACGGAGCAGGCGCTCATCTGGCCCGACGGCTCCGGCCCGGACCAGATTGTGGACGACGGCGGTGACGCCACCCTGCTCTTGCACAAGGGCCTGGAGTTCGAGAAGGCCGGCAAGGTTCCGGACTTCAACGCCGCCTCCGAGCCCGAGGAGTGGGGCGTCATCCTCGGCCTGCTCAAGGACATGCTGAAGCGCGACGCGCAGCTCTGGCAGCGCGTGGCCCCCAAGGTGCGCGGCGTGAGCGAGGAGACCACCACGGGCGTGCACCGTCTGTATGACATGCAGAAGGCCGGCACCCTGCTGTTCCCCGCCATCAACGTCAACGACAGCGTCACCAAGAGCAAGTTCGACAACCTGTATGGCTGCCGTCACTCGCTGGTGGACGGCCTCAACCGCGCCACGGACGTGATGCTGTCCGGCAAGGTCGCCGTCGTCTTCGGCTACGGCGACGTGGGCAAGGGCTGCGCCCAGGCGTTCAAGGGCCAGGGCGCGCGCGTCATCATCGCGGAAATCGACCCCATCTGCGCCCTGCAGGCCGCCATGGAGGGCTACCAGGTCGACACCATGGACAACTGGGTGGGCAAGGCGGACATCTTCATCACCGCCACCGGCAACCGCGACATCGTCACCGCCGAGCACATGTCCAAGATGAAGGACAAGGCCATCGTCGCGAACATCGGCCACTTCGATAACGAAATCGACATGGCCGGCCTGAAGAAGGTGCCGGGCATCAAGCACACCAACATCAAGCCGCAGTACGACATGTGGACCTTCCCCAGCGGGAAGAGCGTGCTCATCCTCGCCGAGGGCCGCCTCTTCAACCTGGGCTGCGCCACCGGCCACCCCAGCTTCGTGATGTCCACCAGCTTCACCAACCAGTGCCTCGCGCAGCTGGAATTGGCCACCAACCTCAAGGCCTACGAGAAGAAGGTCTACACGCTGCCCAAGAAGCTCGACGAGGAGGTGGCGCGTCTGCACCTCGAGAAGCTGGGCGTGAAGCTGACCAAGCTCTCCCCCGACCAGGCCTCGTACATCGGCGTGCCCGTCGAGGGCCCCTTCAAGCCGGACCACTACCGCTACTGATTCCTCGCTGAGTTTGTAGCAACAGGGTTGTCAGGAAGGCCCGGGCACCGACGTAGGGTGCCCGGGCCTTCGTGCGTTTGAAGTCAGCAATAACCAGACACCCGTGCATTCACTGTTCGGCTACGTGCTTCCCCCGATGGGAGTCTTTCGACCCGCCCCATGCAACCCAGACCCACCCAAAATCATACGGTGAGCGCAATTCCAGCCATCACCGGGGTCTGTCTTGACATAAGTCGAATGTGTAAAGGATAAAGTTCCGCTATCAGAGGAGGGGGAGTGAACTGTCAGAACCATGAAGCCATTGCGGCGGCCGCGACGTGCGGCGGCTGCGCCGAGGCGTTTTGTGAGAACTGCCTCGTGCCAATGGGCGCCACGCGCTACTGCGGCGGTTGTAAGACGATGGCAGTGCCCGCGTCCGCGCTGACGATTACGCGCGAGTCGGAAGAGGCCAACCGGGCCCTGAAGCTGGCCTTCCTCGGCATCTTCTGCTTCGGCTTCATCGTGGCCCCCATGGCCATCAGCGCCGCGCTCAACGCGCGCAGGGAAATCGCCGGGGACCGCACCATCGGTGGGCTGGGCAAGGCCAACGCCGCGCTGGTCATCGCTCCGGCGGTGCTCATCGTCTCGGTCGTCGGTCTCATCTTGCGCGTGAAGGGAATCGGGCGATGACCATGAGCTCTCCTGCCGGGCAGTACAGCCCCGACGCCGTGGCCAATTCCTGCCGCAACCACCCCTCGGTGGCGAGCCGCGAGGCCTGCACCCGCTGCGGCGAGTCGTACTGCGGCGTCTGTCTCTTCACCCTCGCCTCGGGCGCCGTCTGCCCGGCGTGCATCATGCGGCCGGGTATCGGTGGCTCCAACGGGGCGCTGATGCATGGCCTCGGCGGCCTGGGGCTCGCGCTGGTGGGCATGGTCCTGATGGGCGCCATGATGCTGGCCCCGGTGGTGACCGGCGAGGAACTGAAGGAGCCCTTCGCCACCATCGTGGGCATGGCGGCCATGCTCACGTCCTTCGGCGGCGTGTCGCTGTCCTTCGTCGCAAGGGATTTGGCCCGGGGGACGAATGCGACGCTGCCGATGGTGGGCATCGTCGCCAACACGCTGCTGACAATCCTCCTTGTGCTGCTCTCGGTTGTCGGCGCCTTCATGTCGTAGCCCGCTGTCCACACGTGGAGTCGAACCGATGGGAATGATGACGGTCGAGGTGTGGGACGCGACGGGGGCCAAGCGCCAGCAGGTGGAGCTGCCGGATGACGCCCCGGTGAACCGCGTGCTGGTGGTGCTGGTGGAGAAGATGCGCCTGCCGCGCCAGAGCCCGGACGGGCAGCCCATGAGCTACAAGTTCCACCACAAGAGCAGCGGCATGCAGCTGCTCGACACCCAGACGCTCGCGGATGCGAAGGTGCAGCCGGGTGACGTGCTCCGCCTGCAGCCGGAAATCACGGCCGGAGCGTGGACGCCGTGAAGGTGGAGCTGAGCGAGGGGCGCTTCAGCCGCTTCGAGCTGATTGAGTGGTGGGACCAGCAGAAGCTCGCCCGCGCGCGCGTGCTGGTCGCGGGCGCGGGCGCCCTGGGCAACGAGGTGCTGAAGAACCTCGCGTTGCTGGGCGTGGGCCAGGTGGTGGTGGTGGACATGGACGTGGTGGAGACGTCAAACCTCTCACGCTCGCCGCTGTTCCGTCCCGCCGACGCGGGCCGGGCCAAGGTGGACGCGGTGGCGGAGGGCGCTCGCGCCATCTACCCCGACCTGAAGGTCCGCCCGCTGCGCGCCAACGTCGTGCACGATTTGGGGCTCGGGCTGTTCCGCTGGGCGGACGTGGTGATTGGCGCGCTGGACAACCGCGAGGCGCGCCTGTCCATCAACCGCAACTGCTACCGCGTGGGCCGCGCGTGGATTGACGGCGCCATCGAAGTGCTCTCGGGCGTGGCCCGCCTGTTCGCTCCGCCCGAGGGGCCCTGCTACGAGTGCACCATGAGCGAGCAGGACTGGCGCCTGTTGGAGCGGCGCCGCTCGTGCAGCCTGCTCAACCGGCAGTTGGAGGAGATTGGCAAGGTGCCGACGACGCCCACCACGGCGTCCATCGTCGCCGCCATCCAGTGCCAGGAGGCGGTGAAGCTGCTCCATGGCCAGCCCACGCTCGACGGCGCGGGCTATGTCTTCGACGGGCTGACGCACCAGTCGTATGTCACGCGCTACCAGCGCAACCCGGACTGCCTGAGCCATGACCCGCTCCCGCGACTGGAGCAGGTGCAGCGCTCCGCGTCGGACGTGAAGGCCGGCGAGGCGCTGGGCTGGGCGCGCGAGGCGCTCGGCCCCGGCGCGGTGCTGGAGTTCGGGCGCGAGCTGCTCCAGGGGCTGGACTGCCCGGGGTGCGGCCGCGAGGAGCGCGTGTTCCGTCCGCTCTCGCAGGTGACGGAGGCGGATGGCGCGTGCCCGGCGTGCGGGACGCGCCGCGCGCCCAGGCTGTTCCACGGCCTGCGCGGCGACGAGGACTTCCTGGGCCTCACGCTGGCGGAGCTCGGGCTGCCGGCCTGGGACGTCGTCCTGGGCCGCCAGGGAGAGCGCGTGGTGGGGTTCGAGCTGAGTGGGGACCGGGCGCGGGTGCTCGGAGATTTGGAGACGGGGGGCGTATGAGCAAGGCAGCCAAGGCCGAGAAGACGCAGCAGCCCGCGCGAGCCTTTCCCGGGGGTGACGTCGCGCCCACGCCGGGGGAGCTGCGCATCGCGGTGGAGAAGCAGCCCTACGCGCAAATCATCGGCCACGCCGTGCTGGAGCCGGACGTGGAGGTGTGCGGCGTGCTGGTGGGGCGCCTGCTGGAGGACGCGCGCGGCCCGTACCTGAGCATCACCGCCGTCATCCGCGGCGAGGCCGCCAAGCAGCAGGGCGCGCAAGTGACGTTCACCCACGACACCTGGAATCACATCCACAAGGAGATGGATGCGAAGTACCCCGACGAGCAGATTGTCGGCTGGTACCACACGCACGGCGGGTTCGGCATCTTCCTGTCGGACATGGACACGTTCATCCACCGCAACTTCTTCTCGCAGCCGCACCAGGTGGCGTACGTGTATGACCCGCTCGCGGGCACCGAGGGCTTCTTCCACGGGATGTCCGGTGAGCTGAAGCAGGTGCAGCGCTACTGGCTGGCCGGACGCGAGCGCAAGCCGCTGGGTGCCGCCGTAACGCCGGCCTCCTCGTCCGAGGGCGGCGGCGGAGACCTCGCGAGCGCGGTGAATGCACTGACCCGGGCGGCCGCGGCGCTGCAGGCCTCGGCGAACAAGCCCTCGAAGGAGCTGCTGCCCATTCCCATGTGGGCCGTCGCGGCCGCGGTGCTGCTGCTGGCCGGCTACACGTACCTGAGTGGTGGCCTGTCCGGCCGTGGGGCCGAGGGTGCGCGACGCTCGCAAACCATGCTCGTGTTGGACCAGGACCCCGCGACGGGTACTGCGGTGGGGCTCGAGGTCGTCCAGCTCGCGCCGGAACGCGGTGACGTCTTGAGGGACCGCAACGGCGAGCTCTACGTGGGCGTTCCGCTCCGGCAGGCCGACGGCCGTCCGGCCTCGCTGCTCAATGTGTTGCAGGGCTCGAGTGGAGCCAGTGCACCGGAGGCGACGGCGCCCAAGCCGGCCCCCACTCCGCCGGCCACGCCGCCCGGTGTGCACTCCGGAGCGCAGGCCTCCATGTCGCGGGTGCAGGTGCTGCTGGTGGCGGGCGGCACGGTGCTCGCGCTCGTGCTCTCCGTGGTGGGCGTGCTCTTCCTCCGGCGCCGCCACGCCGGCAATGCCCGCATGAAGGTGGGAGGTGCACCATGACGGGTGCAGCCGAGAAGATTGTCATTGCGCCCGAGGAGCTCGCGTCGCCCGAGGTGGACGAGGCGCTCTCGCGGCAGCTCTCGTTCGGCATGGCGCCGGCGCCCGAGCGCGTGGAGGACAAGCGCACCGGCTTCTTCTACCGCGCGTATGTCGCGCTCTCGCTGGCGGGCCTGCTGGGCGGACTGTGCGG comes from Pyxidicoccus parkwaysis and encodes:
- a CDS encoding ABC transporter permease/substrate-binding protein, which produces MRTSICLFVLLLVACGGGDAQHSGDSEPTVRVGSKKFTESVILGEMVTQLARSTGARVEHRRELGGTTVLWEALRRGELDIYPEYTGTLRQELLSGRNLADDGALRTALAAEGLRLSAPLGFNNTYALGMKEAEAEKLGIRRISDLLAHPELRFGFSNEFMDRADGWPALRDRYRLPQKDVRGLDHDLAYRGLESGAIQVTDLYSTDAEIAAYGLRVLEDDLHHFPVYDAVLLYRADLESRAPEALAAMLRLGGRLSEAQMVKLNARARLERVPEAQVAADFLASSLGISAEVHGEGLSARIWLRTREHLFLVAVSLLAAIALAVPLGVVAARRPRLGQGVLGLAGIIQTVPSLALLVVMIPLLGIGSRPAIAALFLYSLLPIVRNTAAGLAGIPLEVRESAEALGLPSFARLWRIELPMAAPSILAGIQTAAVINVGTATLGALVGAGGYGQPILTGIRLDDVGLILEGALPAAALALLVSGLFELVERAVVPKGLRLRGESESR
- a CDS encoding ATP-binding cassette domain-containing protein, with the translated sequence MYELQDVSKRFGSTQALQPLSLRLPTGRTTVLLGPSGCGKSTMVRLLNGLLRPDTGRVLFDGKPLPSEGDALLAVRHRVGYALQGGGLFPHLTGEENVTLMAHHLRWASSRTRERLAELVELTRFPADALARYPAQLSGGQRQRVALMRALMLDPDVLLLDEPLGALDPLVRHELQTDLRAIFARLRKTVVLVTHDLAEAGFLGDDILLMRDGRVVQQGGLADLESRPADPFVTRFIQAQRPVPGGGAAA
- a CDS encoding methyltransferase, which produces MTSPTVHPAQQIVDLGFGFILSGALSTAAELGVADRLVQGPKSAALLAEELKADAQSLYRVLRLLASAGVFQEDEAGRFSLTPAAEYLRSDVPGSLRSAVLMLTQKIFWAPTGELVETVRTGKNPFDRIFGEPFFDYLASDATQGAVFHRGMSSLSDLENGAIAGSYDFTPLSRVVDVGGGHGGFLIEVLKATSTVRGVLFDHRHVLDEARIAQAGFADRCELVEGDFFESVPSGADAYVLKRILHDWSDDVCVRILRNCRAAMAPGGRVLVVDTVIPRGNGPHGGKVLDVMMMASLPGRERTEEEFAKLFAQAGLKLSRVVHTPAALSITEAVAA
- a CDS encoding DUF4142 domain-containing protein; translation: MAGVRSSVGVAGLSAALLVGLLVGCVAHAEDAEKRERQIGEAAADREEYVGQLVVFDAKQISLAKLALEHSQDPQVRQYAKKLLEDHQKHLKDLETWAQSKRVEVAAVDLSTTNAQGTGGSGSAGVQKGYDERKVGVDKRLDKAIEDAKKDVGELQGKEGKDFDKAFLSRVVDDQKDGQELVGDGLDTYRADATFGLLLNHTNNLIDQNLERGKQLEKVVD
- a CDS encoding ArsR/SmtB family transcription factor; this translates as MSTAAPAILGWMTSLADPTRVRLLRLVERHELTVVELCTVLQLPQSTVSRHLKVLADDGWVEWRPEGTSRLYHMADGLPPAAKRLWTLTREQMSQALAAEQDDQRLAPVLAERQSRSQAFFSTAAGKWDKLRRELFGERFDVLGLLALFDSTWRVGDLGCGTGQTSEMLAPYVRKVIAVESSAAMFKAAKTRLGDLDNVELHRGDLHALPVDDGTLDVALLHLVLHHVAEPPAVLAEAARALVPGGRILLIDMQRHERREYQQQMGHVWLGFEPEQLTGWLKDAGFTDVRVHPLPAEPAAKGPALLSAVAVRRK
- the ahcY gene encoding adenosylhomocysteinase encodes the protein MSTALKTKSETRPAFKVKDLSLAEWGRKEIMLAEDEMPGLMALRARHGQTKPLKGLKVMGSLHMTVQTAVLIETLSIMGADVRWCSCNIFSTQDHAAAAVVVGRPETGGTVENPKGTPVFAWKGENLEEYWWCTEQALIWPDGSGPDQIVDDGGDATLLLHKGLEFEKAGKVPDFNAASEPEEWGVILGLLKDMLKRDAQLWQRVAPKVRGVSEETTTGVHRLYDMQKAGTLLFPAINVNDSVTKSKFDNLYGCRHSLVDGLNRATDVMLSGKVAVVFGYGDVGKGCAQAFKGQGARVIIAEIDPICALQAAMEGYQVDTMDNWVGKADIFITATGNRDIVTAEHMSKMKDKAIVANIGHFDNEIDMAGLKKVPGIKHTNIKPQYDMWTFPSGKSVLILAEGRLFNLGCATGHPSFVMSTSFTNQCLAQLELATNLKAYEKKVYTLPKKLDEEVARLHLEKLGVKLTKLSPDQASYIGVPVEGPFKPDHYRY
- a CDS encoding EsaB/YukD family protein codes for the protein MGMMTVEVWDATGAKRQQVELPDDAPVNRVLVVLVEKMRLPRQSPDGQPMSYKFHHKSSGMQLLDTQTLADAKVQPGDVLRLQPEITAGAWTP
- a CDS encoding ThiF family adenylyltransferase yields the protein MDAVKVELSEGRFSRFELIEWWDQQKLARARVLVAGAGALGNEVLKNLALLGVGQVVVVDMDVVETSNLSRSPLFRPADAGRAKVDAVAEGARAIYPDLKVRPLRANVVHDLGLGLFRWADVVIGALDNREARLSINRNCYRVGRAWIDGAIEVLSGVARLFAPPEGPCYECTMSEQDWRLLERRRSCSLLNRQLEEIGKVPTTPTTASIVAAIQCQEAVKLLHGQPTLDGAGYVFDGLTHQSYVTRYQRNPDCLSHDPLPRLEQVQRSASDVKAGEALGWAREALGPGAVLEFGRELLQGLDCPGCGREERVFRPLSQVTEADGACPACGTRRAPRLFHGLRGDEDFLGLTLAELGLPAWDVVLGRQGERVVGFELSGDRARVLGDLETGGV